From the genome of Helicobacter pylori, one region includes:
- a CDS encoding L-serine ammonia-lyase, with amino-acid sequence MASFSILSIFKIGVGPSSSHTIGPMEAGARFCGLLKGILEQVVRVQIILHGSLALTGKGHLSDEAVLIGLHGIYANELEVTTKKALLHEVLENKVLKLANQHCIHFDYSKDLIFDNKPLSRHQNALILKAFNAKNEVLKEETYYSVGGGFVYTEKELDNLSEEGGNGSVAYDFSSAKELLELCQKHQKNIAEIVRLREDAQKNRPDAMMAKIYHAMLECYHNGANSKEMYLPGSLRVTRLAPSIKTRLEKHPTSGKDPLALIDYISLYARAIAEENASGGKVVTAPTNGACAVVPSVLLYAKNHLFENLSQKAINDFLLTSAAIGYLYKKNASLSGAEAGCQAEIGVASSMAAGGLAYLCQATTQQVLIASEIAMEHHLGLTCDPVGGLVQIPCIERNVLGAIKAISASKLALEDEYKPKVSLDEVIATMYATGKDMNEKYKETSLGGLAKTLKC; translated from the coding sequence ATGGCTAGTTTTTCTATTTTATCTATTTTTAAAATTGGCGTAGGGCCTAGCTCTTCACACACTATAGGGCCTATGGAAGCTGGAGCGAGATTTTGTGGGTTGTTAAAAGGCATTTTAGAGCAGGTTGTGCGCGTTCAAATCATCTTGCATGGCTCGTTAGCTTTAACCGGTAAAGGGCATTTGAGCGATGAGGCGGTTTTAATTGGCTTGCATGGTATTTATGCTAACGAATTAGAGGTAACAACCAAAAAAGCCTTATTGCATGAAGTGCTTGAAAACAAAGTTTTAAAGCTCGCTAACCAACATTGCATTCATTTTGATTATTCTAAAGATTTGATTTTTGACAATAAACCTTTATCCAGACACCAAAACGCTCTCATTCTAAAAGCTTTTAACGCTAAAAATGAGGTTTTAAAAGAAGAAACTTACTATTCTGTCGGTGGAGGGTTTGTCTATACCGAAAAAGAATTAGACAACTTGTCTGAAGAGGGCGGGAATGGAAGCGTTGCTTATGATTTTTCAAGCGCTAAGGAATTGCTAGAATTATGCCAAAAACACCAAAAAAACATCGCTGAAATCGTGCGTTTGAGAGAAGACGCCCAAAAAAACCGCCCTGATGCAATGATGGCTAAAATTTATCATGCGATGCTTGAGTGTTACCATAATGGGGCTAATTCTAAAGAAATGTATCTGCCCGGTTCTTTGAGAGTAACACGATTAGCCCCAAGCATTAAAACGCGTTTAGAAAAACACCCCACAAGCGGGAAAGACCCATTAGCGTTGATTGATTACATTTCGCTTTACGCTCGCGCCATTGCTGAAGAAAACGCTAGCGGAGGTAAGGTGGTAACCGCCCCCACTAATGGAGCGTGTGCGGTGGTGCCAAGCGTGCTTTTATACGCCAAAAACCATTTGTTTGAAAATTTATCGCAAAAGGCCATCAATGATTTTTTACTCACCAGCGCGGCGATTGGCTATCTTTACAAGAAAAACGCTTCCTTGAGTGGCGCAGAAGCGGGGTGTCAGGCTGAAATTGGCGTGGCAAGCTCTATGGCTGCGGGGGGGTTAGCCTATTTGTGCCAAGCGACCACGCAACAGGTTTTAATCGCTAGTGAAATCGCTATGGAACACCATTTAGGATTGACATGCGATCCGGTGGGGGGCTTGGTGCAAATCCCTTGCATTGAACGCAATGTTTTAGGAGCGATTAAAGCGATCAGTGCTTCTAAACTGGCTTTAGAAGATGAATACAAGCCTAAAGTGAGCCTAGATGAAGTGATCGCTACGATGTATGCGACCGGAAAAGACATGAATGAAAAATACAAAGAGACTTCATTAGGGGGGTTAGCTAAAACCTTAAAATGCTAG